A stretch of the Lactuca sativa cultivar Salinas chromosome 9, Lsat_Salinas_v11, whole genome shotgun sequence genome encodes the following:
- the LOC111916986 gene encoding extensin-1-like translates to MGAKGDTSLMPTHLISLVVVIVSLSFTSSTDATYPYSSLPPPPKKSSPSLTKHHYVYKSPPHPRFQKSPTPPPPHKPYGNISPDPPHILPHPPIIIKPPSPPRTPVHNSSPPPPPPVHKFLRPPPPKKPYV, encoded by the coding sequence ATGGGAGCGAAAGGGGATACGTCTTTGATGCCAACCCATTTAATCTCTCTTGTGGTGGTTATTGTTTCTTTAAGCTTTACTTCATCCACCGATGCCACCTACCCTTACTCATCTCTACCACCTCCACCTAAGAAATCCTCACCGTCATTAACTAAGCATCATTATGTTTACAAGTCACCACCTCATCCTCGGTTTCAGAAGTCTcctacaccaccaccaccacataaACCATATGGAAACATCTCACCAGATCCACCACATATACTTCCGCATCCGCCTATAATTATAAAGCCACCTTCACCACCACGTACACCCGTGCACAactcttcaccaccaccaccaccaccggttCACAAGTTCCTACGACCTCCTCCACCTAAAAAACCTTACGTGTAA